Proteins co-encoded in one Perca flavescens isolate YP-PL-M2 chromosome 11, PFLA_1.0, whole genome shotgun sequence genomic window:
- the pknox1.1 gene encoding homeobox protein PKNOX1.1 isoform X3, with the protein MAAQSVSIDKYPKGEQQMQGVNVIKVGDDSEQKFLEGTLPEAPSPAPTEPQTPMDADKASIYRHPLFPLLALLFEKCEQSTLSSDCITSASFDVDIENFVRCQEKEGKPFFSEDPELDNLMVKAIQVLRIHLLELEKVSDLCKDFCSRYIACLKTKMNSETLLSGDPGSPYSPVQGQVQGFSPTKTPVWTTPSSISGTISPQGQIVVPASALQQGNVTVTAVNPSQMVAGGTVYQPVTVVTPQGQVVTQALSPGTIRVQNNQLQLQFHQDLNLFNHDDNSTKNKRGVLPKHATNVMRSWLFQHIGHPYPTEDEKKQIATQTNLTLLQVNNWFINARRRILQPMLDASSSETPKSKKKTPQNRPLQRFWPDSIATGGGTQQQVTMPDGTMVTMNMEGLQSLTSDGATLAVQQVMMGGHSEDESGDSGDEDDDADMAGLGLDNSDSLQ; encoded by the exons ATGGCAGCCCAGTCGGTTTCCATAGACAAGTACCCAAAGGGAGAGCAGCAG ATGCAAGGTGTGAATGTGATAAAGGTAGGCGACGATTCTGAGCAGAAGTTTTTAGAGGGGACGTTGCCAGAGGCGCCCAGCCCGGCACCCACAGAGCCACAGACACCCATGGACGCGGACAAAGCATCCATATATCG GCATCCCCTGTTCCCCCTCCTGGCCCTGCTGTTTGAGAAGTGTGAACAGTCCACGCTGAGCTCTGATTGCATCACCTCGGCGAGCTTCGATGTGGACATTGAAAACTTTGTCCGCTGTCAGGAGAAGGAGGGCAAACCCTTCTTCAGCGAGGACCCTGAACTCGACAACTTG ATGGTGAAAGCCATCCAGGTGCTGCGGATCCACCTGCTGGAGCTGGAGAAGGTGAGTGACCTGTGTAAGGACTTCTGCAGCCGCTACATCGCCTGCCTCAAGACTAAGATGAACAGCGAGACTCTGCTGAGTGGAGACCCCGGGAGCCCGTACTCCCCTGTACAAGGACAGGTCCAGGGCTTTTCACCTACCAAGACTCCGGTATGGACT ACCCCCAGCTCTATCTCAGGGACCATCAGTCCCCAGGGTCAAATTGTGGTGCCAGCCTCAGCCCTGCAGCAAGGGAACGTTACGGTAACAGCCGTCAACCCCAGCCAGATGGTTGCAG GTGGCACGGTGTACCAGCCTGTTACAGTCGTCACTCCTCAGGGCCAGGTGGTAACACAGGCTCTTTCTCCCGGGACAATACGCGTCCAAAACAATCAG CTCCAGCTGCAGTTTCACCAGGACTTAAACCTCTTTAATCACGACGACAACTCAACCAAGAACAAACGTGGCGTTCTACCCAAACACGCCACCAATGTCATGCGCTCGTGGCTCTTCCAACACATCGGG CACCCGTATCCAACAGAGGATGAAAAGAAACAGATTGCTACTCAGACAAACCTGACACTTCTGCAGGTCAACAACTG GTTTATAAACGCACGGAGGCGGATCCTGCAGCCCATGTTGGACGCCAGCTCCTCTGAGACACCCAAATCCAAGAAGAAGACGCCTCAGAACCGGCCACTGCAGCGCTTCTGGCCTGACTCCATCGCCACAGGGGGAGGCACCCAGCAGCAAGTTACCATGCCAGACG GTACAATGGTGACGATGAACATGGAGGGTCTGCAGAGCCTGACGTCAGACGGCGCCACACTGGCGGTACAGCAGGTGATGATGGGAGGCCACAGTGAAGACGAGTCGGGGGACAGCGGCGATGAGGACGACGATGCAGACATGGCCGGGCTGGGCCTGGACAACAGCGACTCGTTGCAGTAG
- the pknox1.1 gene encoding homeobox protein PKNOX1.1 isoform X4 — protein sequence MAAQSVSIDKYPKGEQQMQGVNVIKVGDDSEQKFLEGTLPEAPSPAPTEPQTPMDADKASIYRHPLFPLLALLFEKCEQSTLSSDCITSASFDVDIENFVRCQEKEGKPFFSEDPELDNLMVKAIQVLRIHLLELEKVSDLCKDFCSRYIACLKTKMNSETLLSGDPGSPYSPVQGQVQGFSPTKTPTPSSISGTISPQGQIVVPASALQQGNVTVTAVNPSQMVAGGTVYQPVTVVTPQGQVVTQALSPGTIRVQNNQLQLQFHQDLNLFNHDDNSTKNKRGVLPKHATNVMRSWLFQHIGHPYPTEDEKKQIATQTNLTLLQVNNWFINARRRILQPMLDASSSETPKSKKKTPQNRPLQRFWPDSIATGGGTQQQVTMPDGTMVTMNMEGLQSLTSDGATLAVQQVMMGGHSEDESGDSGDEDDDADMAGLGLDNSDSLQ from the exons ATGGCAGCCCAGTCGGTTTCCATAGACAAGTACCCAAAGGGAGAGCAGCAG ATGCAAGGTGTGAATGTGATAAAGGTAGGCGACGATTCTGAGCAGAAGTTTTTAGAGGGGACGTTGCCAGAGGCGCCCAGCCCGGCACCCACAGAGCCACAGACACCCATGGACGCGGACAAAGCATCCATATATCG GCATCCCCTGTTCCCCCTCCTGGCCCTGCTGTTTGAGAAGTGTGAACAGTCCACGCTGAGCTCTGATTGCATCACCTCGGCGAGCTTCGATGTGGACATTGAAAACTTTGTCCGCTGTCAGGAGAAGGAGGGCAAACCCTTCTTCAGCGAGGACCCTGAACTCGACAACTTG ATGGTGAAAGCCATCCAGGTGCTGCGGATCCACCTGCTGGAGCTGGAGAAGGTGAGTGACCTGTGTAAGGACTTCTGCAGCCGCTACATCGCCTGCCTCAAGACTAAGATGAACAGCGAGACTCTGCTGAGTGGAGACCCCGGGAGCCCGTACTCCCCTGTACAAGGACAGGTCCAGGGCTTTTCACCTACCAAGACTCCG ACCCCCAGCTCTATCTCAGGGACCATCAGTCCCCAGGGTCAAATTGTGGTGCCAGCCTCAGCCCTGCAGCAAGGGAACGTTACGGTAACAGCCGTCAACCCCAGCCAGATGGTTGCAG GTGGCACGGTGTACCAGCCTGTTACAGTCGTCACTCCTCAGGGCCAGGTGGTAACACAGGCTCTTTCTCCCGGGACAATACGCGTCCAAAACAATCAG CTCCAGCTGCAGTTTCACCAGGACTTAAACCTCTTTAATCACGACGACAACTCAACCAAGAACAAACGTGGCGTTCTACCCAAACACGCCACCAATGTCATGCGCTCGTGGCTCTTCCAACACATCGGG CACCCGTATCCAACAGAGGATGAAAAGAAACAGATTGCTACTCAGACAAACCTGACACTTCTGCAGGTCAACAACTG GTTTATAAACGCACGGAGGCGGATCCTGCAGCCCATGTTGGACGCCAGCTCCTCTGAGACACCCAAATCCAAGAAGAAGACGCCTCAGAACCGGCCACTGCAGCGCTTCTGGCCTGACTCCATCGCCACAGGGGGAGGCACCCAGCAGCAAGTTACCATGCCAGACG GTACAATGGTGACGATGAACATGGAGGGTCTGCAGAGCCTGACGTCAGACGGCGCCACACTGGCGGTACAGCAGGTGATGATGGGAGGCCACAGTGAAGACGAGTCGGGGGACAGCGGCGATGAGGACGACGATGCAGACATGGCCGGGCTGGGCCTGGACAACAGCGACTCGTTGCAGTAG
- the pknox1.1 gene encoding homeobox protein PKNOX1.1 isoform X1, with protein MAAQSVSIDKYPKGEQQMQGVNVIKVGDDSEQKFLEGTLPEAPSPAPTEPQTPMDADKASIYRHPLFPLLALLFEKCEQSTLSSDCITSASFDVDIENFVRCQEKEGKPFFSEDPELDNLMVKAIQVLRIHLLELEKVSDLCKDFCSRYIACLKTKMNSETLLSGDPGSPYSPVQGQVQGFSPTKTPVWTTPSSISGTISPQGQIVVPASALQQGNVTVTAVNPSQMVAGMSPWHTTSPSGGTVYQPVTVVTPQGQVVTQALSPGTIRVQNNQLQLQFHQDLNLFNHDDNSTKNKRGVLPKHATNVMRSWLFQHIGHPYPTEDEKKQIATQTNLTLLQVNNWFINARRRILQPMLDASSSETPKSKKKTPQNRPLQRFWPDSIATGGGTQQQVTMPDGTMVTMNMEGLQSLTSDGATLAVQQVMMGGHSEDESGDSGDEDDDADMAGLGLDNSDSLQ; from the exons ATGGCAGCCCAGTCGGTTTCCATAGACAAGTACCCAAAGGGAGAGCAGCAG ATGCAAGGTGTGAATGTGATAAAGGTAGGCGACGATTCTGAGCAGAAGTTTTTAGAGGGGACGTTGCCAGAGGCGCCCAGCCCGGCACCCACAGAGCCACAGACACCCATGGACGCGGACAAAGCATCCATATATCG GCATCCCCTGTTCCCCCTCCTGGCCCTGCTGTTTGAGAAGTGTGAACAGTCCACGCTGAGCTCTGATTGCATCACCTCGGCGAGCTTCGATGTGGACATTGAAAACTTTGTCCGCTGTCAGGAGAAGGAGGGCAAACCCTTCTTCAGCGAGGACCCTGAACTCGACAACTTG ATGGTGAAAGCCATCCAGGTGCTGCGGATCCACCTGCTGGAGCTGGAGAAGGTGAGTGACCTGTGTAAGGACTTCTGCAGCCGCTACATCGCCTGCCTCAAGACTAAGATGAACAGCGAGACTCTGCTGAGTGGAGACCCCGGGAGCCCGTACTCCCCTGTACAAGGACAGGTCCAGGGCTTTTCACCTACCAAGACTCCGGTATGGACT ACCCCCAGCTCTATCTCAGGGACCATCAGTCCCCAGGGTCAAATTGTGGTGCCAGCCTCAGCCCTGCAGCAAGGGAACGTTACGGTAACAGCCGTCAACCCCAGCCAGATGGTTGCAGGTATGTCACCATGGCATACAACCTCTCCCTCAG GTGGCACGGTGTACCAGCCTGTTACAGTCGTCACTCCTCAGGGCCAGGTGGTAACACAGGCTCTTTCTCCCGGGACAATACGCGTCCAAAACAATCAG CTCCAGCTGCAGTTTCACCAGGACTTAAACCTCTTTAATCACGACGACAACTCAACCAAGAACAAACGTGGCGTTCTACCCAAACACGCCACCAATGTCATGCGCTCGTGGCTCTTCCAACACATCGGG CACCCGTATCCAACAGAGGATGAAAAGAAACAGATTGCTACTCAGACAAACCTGACACTTCTGCAGGTCAACAACTG GTTTATAAACGCACGGAGGCGGATCCTGCAGCCCATGTTGGACGCCAGCTCCTCTGAGACACCCAAATCCAAGAAGAAGACGCCTCAGAACCGGCCACTGCAGCGCTTCTGGCCTGACTCCATCGCCACAGGGGGAGGCACCCAGCAGCAAGTTACCATGCCAGACG GTACAATGGTGACGATGAACATGGAGGGTCTGCAGAGCCTGACGTCAGACGGCGCCACACTGGCGGTACAGCAGGTGATGATGGGAGGCCACAGTGAAGACGAGTCGGGGGACAGCGGCGATGAGGACGACGATGCAGACATGGCCGGGCTGGGCCTGGACAACAGCGACTCGTTGCAGTAG
- the pknox1.1 gene encoding homeobox protein PKNOX1.1 isoform X2 — MAAQSVSIDKYPKGEQQMQGVNVIKVGDDSEQKFLEGTLPEAPSPAPTEPQTPMDADKASIYRHPLFPLLALLFEKCEQSTLSSDCITSASFDVDIENFVRCQEKEGKPFFSEDPELDNLMVKAIQVLRIHLLELEKVSDLCKDFCSRYIACLKTKMNSETLLSGDPGSPYSPVQGQVQGFSPTKTPTPSSISGTISPQGQIVVPASALQQGNVTVTAVNPSQMVAGMSPWHTTSPSGGTVYQPVTVVTPQGQVVTQALSPGTIRVQNNQLQLQFHQDLNLFNHDDNSTKNKRGVLPKHATNVMRSWLFQHIGHPYPTEDEKKQIATQTNLTLLQVNNWFINARRRILQPMLDASSSETPKSKKKTPQNRPLQRFWPDSIATGGGTQQQVTMPDGTMVTMNMEGLQSLTSDGATLAVQQVMMGGHSEDESGDSGDEDDDADMAGLGLDNSDSLQ, encoded by the exons ATGGCAGCCCAGTCGGTTTCCATAGACAAGTACCCAAAGGGAGAGCAGCAG ATGCAAGGTGTGAATGTGATAAAGGTAGGCGACGATTCTGAGCAGAAGTTTTTAGAGGGGACGTTGCCAGAGGCGCCCAGCCCGGCACCCACAGAGCCACAGACACCCATGGACGCGGACAAAGCATCCATATATCG GCATCCCCTGTTCCCCCTCCTGGCCCTGCTGTTTGAGAAGTGTGAACAGTCCACGCTGAGCTCTGATTGCATCACCTCGGCGAGCTTCGATGTGGACATTGAAAACTTTGTCCGCTGTCAGGAGAAGGAGGGCAAACCCTTCTTCAGCGAGGACCCTGAACTCGACAACTTG ATGGTGAAAGCCATCCAGGTGCTGCGGATCCACCTGCTGGAGCTGGAGAAGGTGAGTGACCTGTGTAAGGACTTCTGCAGCCGCTACATCGCCTGCCTCAAGACTAAGATGAACAGCGAGACTCTGCTGAGTGGAGACCCCGGGAGCCCGTACTCCCCTGTACAAGGACAGGTCCAGGGCTTTTCACCTACCAAGACTCCG ACCCCCAGCTCTATCTCAGGGACCATCAGTCCCCAGGGTCAAATTGTGGTGCCAGCCTCAGCCCTGCAGCAAGGGAACGTTACGGTAACAGCCGTCAACCCCAGCCAGATGGTTGCAGGTATGTCACCATGGCATACAACCTCTCCCTCAG GTGGCACGGTGTACCAGCCTGTTACAGTCGTCACTCCTCAGGGCCAGGTGGTAACACAGGCTCTTTCTCCCGGGACAATACGCGTCCAAAACAATCAG CTCCAGCTGCAGTTTCACCAGGACTTAAACCTCTTTAATCACGACGACAACTCAACCAAGAACAAACGTGGCGTTCTACCCAAACACGCCACCAATGTCATGCGCTCGTGGCTCTTCCAACACATCGGG CACCCGTATCCAACAGAGGATGAAAAGAAACAGATTGCTACTCAGACAAACCTGACACTTCTGCAGGTCAACAACTG GTTTATAAACGCACGGAGGCGGATCCTGCAGCCCATGTTGGACGCCAGCTCCTCTGAGACACCCAAATCCAAGAAGAAGACGCCTCAGAACCGGCCACTGCAGCGCTTCTGGCCTGACTCCATCGCCACAGGGGGAGGCACCCAGCAGCAAGTTACCATGCCAGACG GTACAATGGTGACGATGAACATGGAGGGTCTGCAGAGCCTGACGTCAGACGGCGCCACACTGGCGGTACAGCAGGTGATGATGGGAGGCCACAGTGAAGACGAGTCGGGGGACAGCGGCGATGAGGACGACGATGCAGACATGGCCGGGCTGGGCCTGGACAACAGCGACTCGTTGCAGTAG